CACTGGACCAGACCAAGTGCGGTCGGGATCCGGGCGTGCATGGGGCCTTGCACCTGTTTGTGGTCACCAATGCCACTGACGACGGCATCGGCGCAGGGACGGTGAACACCCAGCGGATGATTGAGGGCCTGGGACGCGCCGAGACCATCCCGCAGGTGACCAAGCTGCGGCGGATCGAGCAGGTGAAGAGGGCCGCGCCACCACGACCACGGCTGGACTCAGCGAATGACTACAGGGGGCGGCGTGCCCAGGAGAAGTGGCAGGCCGAGCTGGATGGGCAGATCAAGGAAATTCAAGAGAGCACGATCATGCCGGAAGAGATACCGGGGTTGAAGGTGCATGTGTGTTCATTGGTGGCGCCGGATTCCCCGGCGGGGCAGCCGTGGACGCCGGTGTATATCCACTCGAAGTTGATGATTGTGAACGATGTGCTCACCACCCATGGCTCGGCGAATATCAATACGCGAAGCATGCAGGTCGACCCACGAGTGGGCGAGTGAGACGCAGAAGTTGCGGCGGCGGTTGTGGGATCTGCATACGGGCGGGGAGGGGGTGCAGGACAAGCCTAGAGAGGCATTTGATGTATGGAGGGAATTAATTGATGAAAATAGACGCCATCAAAAAGACGGCGGGACGCCACGCTGTTCGCTTATTGAGTTTTTCTATGGTAAGGCAGTTTTAAAGGATCTTGATTAGTGCGTCTGTGTAGCCTGTTTTTATGCTTGCTAATTTCGGCCTGTAATGTGGTAGGTGTCCCTGACTCTAAAAATGGGAAAACAATGAATTCCTTGGGAGAAATTAATATGAAACTGGATTTCAGTTGCGCGCATGAGAAAATTCCAATTTCTTCAGATGAGGCAGATGTTCTTTTCCAATATGCACGTTGGTTGCAAAAAAATAATCAACTCAAACGAGATTCTGTGGTGAATGCCGAAGTTGAACGGCTATATCGCATCAGTGCTGAACACGACCATCACAAGGCTAACATAAACTTGCAAAATGGCGCGATGCGAGGACGTTTCAAACTACGCGGTTGGGAGCACCTACGATTGAGTGAGAAGCTGATTGATGCGAATGTCGCTACTGGGTACTTGTTCGTCGCGTATTTCCTCCAGCAGGGATCAGCGGGGCTTGAGCAAAATCCACAAATGGCGCTGCGTTATTATCGCAAGGCTGCTGACGAGGGGAATGCACAGGCTCAATATTACGTGGGTGATAAATTAGATTCCGTTACAATGGCTCCAACAGTCGCTACTGACATGTATCGTTGTGCAGCTGAGCAAGGACATGGAAAGGCTGCAGTTGCTTTAGGCATAATTTTTAGAGAAAAACGCCAGTACTCTCAAGCCCTCGAAGTTTTTCAGATGGGTGTGGCCGGTGGCTATGAGCATGCTGCCTCGCGGTTAGCTAATGCATTTCTTACACAGGCTGTCGAAAGCACTCGCTATTATGCTCAGGAGGTAGATCCTGCTCGTGCTGAACGTTACAAAGCAATCTGGAGTACACTTGCAGATTATTCTTACGCAGATCCTAAAGTTCCCGAGATCAACGAAATAGTGCCACTTCCTCCGGCCAAGCTGCCACCATGGGATGGCAAGCTCCAATGGTTGGAAGCACGGCTGGCAAACATTCCACCAGAGAAACCCAGTGAAGCCTTGATCCACAAACTGGCCAAGGAAAAAGTGCTTGACCCGGCAACGGGTAAACCAATGCCAGGTTCACCCGCCTTCAACAAGGCGGATTTTCCGCTAATGGTTTGTCGCAGTGGCGAGGCTTGCCCAGAAAGTGGCTACTGGAAGGCCATGGTCAATAGCTGGGAAGACCCTATTCAGTATTTCGAAGAAGGCGAAATGATGCCCACGTATCTGAGCGTCTGGACGGAATATCGACCCTGGCCGCTGCGGGACAAGATCATGCAACGCCAAGAGCGTGTCGAGTGGGGGTTGCTTGGATAAAAGGCCATGCACTGCGCCTGCACGCAAGTTGCACCACTGTCTGGTGCATGAGGGCAGGCGAAGACCTGCTCGTGGTAGTAGCCAACGGCTGATGTTCCAACTGTACCGGCTTAACCGTAAATGAGCATGGAGCATGAAGCCATCAATGCGGTGGCCCCGGGCCGATTGCAACGGAGATGCTCGAGCGCATCGCCGAGGGCGCGGACAAGCTGCCGATGTTGGCTGCGACTATTCCAGCGGGGCGTATTGGCAAGCCGGAGGAAGTGGCGGATGCCATTCTGTTCGTGGCGTCGCAGCAGGCAAGCTTGGTTACCGGGCAGGTGTTGCATGTGAATGGTGGCAAGACGGCGATGTAACGCCGCAGGTTCAATTGGGTTGGCTGTGCTGGCCCCATCGCCGGCAAGCCGGCTCCCACAGGTACTTCGCAGGTCTTGAGATGTGTGGCGATCCTGTGGGAGCCGGCTTGCCGGCGATGGGGCCCGAACAGTCACTTGACCCGCTCAGCCCACATGCCCCTTGCGCCATGCCCTCGGACTGCATCCGAATCGCTGGCTGAACCAGCGCGAAAACGCACTCAGGCAGGAAAACCCGAGCAACTCGGCAATCTCGCTGTGCGAATGCCGCGAATCGCGCAAATGCCTG
The Pseudomonas sp. KU43P genome window above contains:
- a CDS encoding sel1 repeat family protein; its protein translation is MKLDFSCAHEKIPISSDEADVLFQYARWLQKNNQLKRDSVVNAEVERLYRISAEHDHHKANINLQNGAMRGRFKLRGWEHLRLSEKLIDANVATGYLFVAYFLQQGSAGLEQNPQMALRYYRKAADEGNAQAQYYVGDKLDSVTMAPTVATDMYRCAAEQGHGKAAVALGIIFREKRQYSQALEVFQMGVAGGYEHAASRLANAFLTQAVESTRYYAQEVDPARAERYKAIWSTLADYSYADPKVPEINEIVPLPPAKLPPWDGKLQWLEARLANIPPEKPSEALIHKLAKEKVLDPATGKPMPGSPAFNKADFPLMVCRSGEACPESGYWKAMVNSWEDPIQYFEEGEMMPTYLSVWTEYRPWPLRDKIMQRQERVEWGLLG
- a CDS encoding SDR family oxidoreductase — translated: MATEMLERIAEGADKLPMLAATIPAGRIGKPEEVADAILFVASQQASLVTGQVLHVNGGKTAM